Part of the Pseudobdellovibrionaceae bacterium genome is shown below.
ATGTGGATAGACCGAAAGGGTGTGGAAAACATATCGGTGTGGCGGTTTTTAACCATCGGCTTGTTCGGACTGGTTTATTTCGGCACTTTCGCCGCTGCGGCTGTTAAAATACTCGCCACTCCTCAGGGAGAACGCTGGTTTGCCCTCTTGCTCGGAATCGTTTTTGCGGGAGACATTGCCGCCTATTTTGGTGGCAAAGCTTTCGGGAAGACCAAACTCATGCCAGAAGTGTCTCCGGGTAAAACCCTGGCCGGGTCCGTTTCAGGTGTAGCAGGATCTATTGTGGCCAGCGTATTGTTGGCCCAGATGGTGTTGCCCCATCTGGCGATTTGGTTTCTTGTGGTAATGGCGGCTGTGGCTGCATTTTTTGGGCAAAGCGGCGACTTGTTGATCTCGTTGATTAAACGTATCGCCAATGTGAAAGATTCAGGGAAAATTATGCCTGGCCACGGCGGCGTGCTGGACCGCTTGGATGGAGTCATTTTGGCCGCCCCTACAATCTATGCGGCCATGGTCTATTCTGACCTCCTTTTAAATATGATATAGGACGTCTAACATAGCAAATGCGGATTAAAACCTGGTCCCTTAAGCGCGTTTTTGGTAACATTTTTTTATGGATTTTTTAGTCGGATTTTTGCAGTCAGGATTTTCAGCCATTGGCCCCTTTTTTATTTTGCTGGGGCTATTAATCTTTGTACATGAATTGGGACATTTCCTTGTGGCGCGATGGAATGGCGTGCGCGTTGAAGTGTTCAGCCTTGGTTTTGGCAAAAAAATATTTCAGTACAAAAAGGGCGATACCAATTACTGTATTTCAATTATGCCACTTGGTGGCTATGTCAAAATGTTTGGTGACGATCCCTCTGTTGAAATTCCTGATAACGAAAAACCCTATTCTTTCTTGCATCAATCTGTAGGGGCTCGAATAGCTATTGTCTTAGCTGGGCCTTTAATGAATTTGTTTTTTGCCATCTTTTTGTTTTTTGCGCTCGGTTTAATTGGCGAGCAGGTCGCCGGTACCAAACTTGGCGACATCGATTCAAATACAGCTGCATATACTGCGGGCTTCCGCTCCGGCGATAACATTCTGCAGATCAATGACAAAACTATGGCCACCTGGGTGCAAGTGAGCGATACAATTTCAGACAGTGCCGGCAAGCCGCTGTCATTTGTTCTTGATCGAAAGAACGAAGCCGTGACAGTGGTGGCCACTCCCGTGCTAACGCCTACAAATTCATTGCTAGCCCTGCGTTCTGAGGTCGGTGACATAGAGGGGCTGTCGGTTCTCTCACAATCCAGTCGGGTCAGCGTTCTTGACCCTCTAAGCCCGGCGGCCCGCGCAGGCATGATGCCAGTGGAGCAGATTTCATCAATTAATGGAGTTGAGGTTAAGACCTATCGAGATATCGATACTCAACTAGAGCGGTGGCTTCGCGGACCACGGGGACCCATAGAAATTGAAACTCAAGAGATCACCCAAGGGGATTCTCACTCTAAACGTAAAATCGTGGTGCCAGATTTTGAACCTATGAGCCCAGATCAATTATCCCAACAGCTCGGGTTTGAAACCACATCCCTAGTGATTTTTCGGCCCAAATCCGGCTCGCCGGCTGAATCGGCTGGGCTTCAGCATGGTGACCGATTGGTGATGGCCAATGGCAAACTTCTCTCTGATTTTTCTGACTTGGTCAAAGTGGTTTCTTCATTCGACGAATCTCACCCCCCCATCGAACTAAAGGTTCAGCGCCGAGAGGGCATTAAGACTTTGTCCGTCGCGCCAGAGCTGACAGATGCCCCTGGTCGTCAAGGGGCACTTGAGCGCCGTTATACCCTAGGGATCATGAGCTCTGTAGAATACACGGTTTCGTCGAAAGCGATCAATCGATACGGTTTTGTTGATTCTGTTAAACTGGGATTTGTTAAAACCTGGGAGTGGACACAAAGAATTACCCTCGGAATTGCAAAGCTTGTTCAGAACGAAGTTTCATCTAAGAATATTGGTGGTTTTATCACCATCGGCCGAGTGGCTAGCCAATCTTTTGAAATGGGAATAGACCGATTTATTCAAACAATGGCGTTGATTTCTATTAACCTGTTTTTACTTAATCTATTACCGGTTCCTGTTTTGGACGGAGGTCATCTTTTGTTTTTCACGATCGAGGCTCTGCGGGGCGCCCCTATGAGTATGCGAAAGATGGAAATCGCTCAACAAGTGGGCCTCGTGCTCTTACTGTTTTTAATGATTTTTGCTTTATTTAACGATATTTCGAATTATTTTAACTCTATTTGGTAGATTATGTTTCTTCTCTCTGTAGAAACCAGTTCGCAACTGGGAAGTCTGGCTATTATAGAGTCTACAAGCTCATCTGGTGCTCGAGTTCTGGCTTCGACACAGTGGTCTAAGTCAAAAAGCCATAGTGAAGTCATCACGGTAAAGCTTGATGAATGTTTAAGCAAAGCTGGCTTAGAGCTTTCTGGCATCACTCACCTCGCCGTGGGCCAGGGCCCTGGTAGCTTCACTGGGTTGCGTGTGGGAATTAATTTGGTCCGAACCTTAGGTTATGCCAATGATTTACCTGTGTACTCATGTAGTTCGCTTGATGTGCTCGCAAGGCCGGCTATGGTTAAGTTTCCAGATAAACCTGTATTGTGTTTAATAAATGCTTTTAGAAATCTCATGTATGCAAGCTGTTACCAATCAGTAGATTCAACGCACTCCACTCACAAATTAGTTTGGGGACCCGAAGCTATAACCGTTAAGCAATTGGAAGAACGGATTAAGTCATCACATACATGTGTAGGCAACGGATATGAGACTTTTGGAAATTGGTTGAGTGCCCCACTTAAGTCTTGGCTAGATCGAGATGAAGGTCTGGAAGATACGCCTTCAGCCACCGACTTAGGTCTTATGGCCGTTGATCCCCAACTAAAAAATGAATTTTCGTCCTGGAAATCCATAAAACCTCTTTATATTCGCGGCTCTGAAGCCGAAGAGAAACTAAGAAGCGGTTTGTTAAAACCGATTCGTGAAATTTAGTTTAAACAGTTAATAATTTTAAGGCACAAGGTTCATGTCCGGTTTGTTGAAGCTACAAAAGCCAAAAATCACGCGCGGGGTAAGAGACCCCTATTCGCAGATCATTGCCGTTGGAGGCGGCAAAGGTGGTGTGGGTAAATCTTTTCTGAGTTCAAATCTCGGAATTTTTTTAGCCAACATGGGTTTTAACACTGTGCTTGTGGACTTAGACTTGGGGAGCGCCAATCTTCACACTTGC
Proteins encoded:
- a CDS encoding phosphatidate cytidylyltransferase, which encodes MSGLKTRIISAFAALILILASYFYAGRLGLTVLAGMIVLVGIYEYSQIALAPLKLPRGYNVWFVLLCASATASVVVAKHSSFLILGFAASLYLSGAMWIDRKGVENISVWRFLTIGLFGLVYFGTFAAAAVKILATPQGERWFALLLGIVFAGDIAAYFGGKAFGKTKLMPEVSPGKTLAGSVSGVAGSIVASVLLAQMVLPHLAIWFLVVMAAVAAFFGQSGDLLISLIKRIANVKDSGKIMPGHGGVLDRLDGVILAAPTIYAAMVYSDLLLNMI
- the rseP gene encoding RIP metalloprotease RseP, with amino-acid sequence MDFLVGFLQSGFSAIGPFFILLGLLIFVHELGHFLVARWNGVRVEVFSLGFGKKIFQYKKGDTNYCISIMPLGGYVKMFGDDPSVEIPDNEKPYSFLHQSVGARIAIVLAGPLMNLFFAIFLFFALGLIGEQVAGTKLGDIDSNTAAYTAGFRSGDNILQINDKTMATWVQVSDTISDSAGKPLSFVLDRKNEAVTVVATPVLTPTNSLLALRSEVGDIEGLSVLSQSSRVSVLDPLSPAARAGMMPVEQISSINGVEVKTYRDIDTQLERWLRGPRGPIEIETQEITQGDSHSKRKIVVPDFEPMSPDQLSQQLGFETTSLVIFRPKSGSPAESAGLQHGDRLVMANGKLLSDFSDLVKVVSSFDESHPPIELKVQRREGIKTLSVAPELTDAPGRQGALERRYTLGIMSSVEYTVSSKAINRYGFVDSVKLGFVKTWEWTQRITLGIAKLVQNEVSSKNIGGFITIGRVASQSFEMGIDRFIQTMALISINLFLLNLLPVPVLDGGHLLFFTIEALRGAPMSMRKMEIAQQVGLVLLLFLMIFALFNDISNYFNSIW
- the tsaB gene encoding tRNA (adenosine(37)-N6)-threonylcarbamoyltransferase complex dimerization subunit type 1 TsaB encodes the protein MFLLSVETSSQLGSLAIIESTSSSGARVLASTQWSKSKSHSEVITVKLDECLSKAGLELSGITHLAVGQGPGSFTGLRVGINLVRTLGYANDLPVYSCSSLDVLARPAMVKFPDKPVLCLINAFRNLMYASCYQSVDSTHSTHKLVWGPEAITVKQLEERIKSSHTCVGNGYETFGNWLSAPLKSWLDRDEGLEDTPSATDLGLMAVDPQLKNEFSSWKSIKPLYIRGSEAEEKLRSGLLKPIREI